The sequence AGATCGGCGACCTTGTGGCCGGCGATGGCGAAGACGAACGCCTCGAAGGGCTTGCCGGTGTCGCGGTAGCGCGGCAGCGCGCAGAGCACCGCGACACAGACCTCCTGCGCCAGATCCTCGACGAAGTGCCGTGCGTCACCCGGCAGCCTCGACAGCCGGGTGCGGCAGTAGCGCAGGGCGAGGGGGTGCACATGAGCCAGCAGATCGTGGGTGGCCCGCTGGTCCCCCTCGACGGCACGTGCGACGAGAGCGCCGATTTCCTGCTTCCCGTCATCACGCATCGGACCATGGTGCCTTGGCGCCGCACGATCCGCGGCATCAGGTCCGAACTTGTGCGCTGAAGCGTTATGCGCGGCAGGTGCGCCGGCTGTCATGTCCTGCGCCCTCCCCTCGTGCCCGACCGACCCGTCCCCGAGGAACTCCATACCTCAAGGATGCGGCACCGCGCGGGGAATCGGACCGCCACAGGACACGGCGGCCTGCGGGGCATCCCACGGCCCCGCCCGCCGCAGGGCGGGCGGGGATCTTCACTCCCCCGCATCGCTGCACGTCACAACGCCTTAGCGGACCAGTCCCCAGCGGAAGCCCAGCGCCACCGCATGCGCCCGGTCGGAGGCGCCGAGTTTCTTGAAAAGGCGCCGCGCGTGGGTCTTGACCGTGTCCTCCGACAAGAACAGCTCACGGCCGATCTCGGCGTTCGAACGGCCGTGGCTCATGCCCTCCAGCACCTGGATCTCGCGCGCGGTCAGCGTCGGCGCGGCACCCATCTCGGCGGACCGCAGCCGGCGCGGGGCGAGCCGCCACGTCGGGTCGGCGAGCGCCTGGGTCACCGTCGCCCGCAGCTCGGCGCGCGAGGCGTCCTTGTGCAGATAGCCGCGGGCACCGGCGGCGACCGCGAGCGCGACACCGTCCAGGTCCTCGGCCACCGTGAGCATGATGATCCGGGCGCCCGGGTCGGCGGACAGCAGCCGGCGCACGGTCTCGACACCGCCGAGACCGGGCATGCGTACGTCCATCAAAATCAGATCCGAGCGATCGGCACCCCAGCGGCGGAGGACTTCCTCGCCGTTGGCCGCGGTCGTCACACGCTCGACGCCGGGCACGGTTGCCACCGCCCGACGGAGCGCCTCTCGGGCAAGCGGGGAGTCGTCGCAGACGAGGACGGATGTCATGACCGCCCTCCGCAGCTGATGCGCGTCACCTTGAGCCTCCAGGCTGGTACGTATCGTCACCTGTGCGATTGGCGGCCTCGGACATCTGCCCGACGGCTACCTCTGCCAATCGCCTCCGCACTCTCAACGACGGTCACCCGAAAGAGTTACGGCTTCGGCGACCGAGTTCAGCACGCTCCGTAAGGAGCCGGATACGCAGACGACTCATCGGGCGACCGGCATCCGCGCGTGCACCCTATGCCCTATTTGGCTCTCTTTCTTCCATTTTCATGGTGACTGTGACTAGATTCGCAATGAGTCATATTTACATCTACTTCGACAGTAGATGTACCGTCGTGAGCACCGAGGCCGAATCAGCACCGCTTCGAGGGGACAAGCAATGGCAGATTTCTCCCGCCTCCCGGGCCCGAACGCAGACCTCTGGGACTGGCAGCTGCTCGCCGCCTGCCGCGGCGTGGACAGCTCGCTCTTCTTCCATCCCGAGGGTGAACGCGGAGCGGCCCGCAGCGCGCGTGAGACATCGGCGAAGGAGGTCTGCATGCGCTGCCCGGTACGGGCCGAGTGCGCGGCGCATGCGCTGGCCGTCCGCGAGCCCTACGGGGTGTGGGGCGGCCTGACGGAGGACGAACGCGAGGAGCTGATGGGCCGGGCCCGCCACCGGCTCGTCCCCGCGTCCTCCATGACCGGCCCCGCGGGCGTCTCCGGCGCCTGAGCTTCGGGAGCACATCGCTCCTGAAGAAACGTTTCTGCATGCCCGGCGACGGCCGGGCGGGGCGTGCTCCGTTCCCTCAGCGCCCCGCGGCATCCGCCAGCCGGTCGAGGGTCGCCCCGACGGCGGGGACGTTTGCCAGATCAGGCAGCGTGAGCGCGACGATCTCGCGGTGCACGGCGGGCTCCATCCGTATGGCCGTGGCCCCCTTGGGGCGTACCGACTCCAGGGTGAGTTCCGGCAGCGCGGCGACCCCCAGGCCCGCGCCGACCAGGCCGATCACCGCCGGATAGTCGTCCGTCGCGAAGTCGATGCGCGGGGTGAAGCCCGCGCTCTCACAGACCTCCACGAGATGCCTGCGGCAGCGCGGACAGCCCGCGATCCAGGCGTCGTCGGCCAGCTCGGCGAACCGCGCGGTGCCCGCCTTCGCCAGCCGGTGGCCGTCCGGCACCAGGCCGATCAGCCGGTCCGCCAGGATCGGCCGGACCACCAGGTCGTCCCACTCCGCCCCGGCCGCCGGGTCCGCGCCGCGCACCTCCGGATAGCGGAAGGCCAGCGCGATCTCGCAGTCGCCGTTGCGCAGCATCTCGATGGAGCGCGGCGGCTCGGCTTCGACCAGCGAGACCCGGGTACCCGGGTGGTCGGCCCGCATCGTCGCGAGGGCGGTCGGCACCAGCGTCGAGCTGCCGGAGGGGAAGGACACCAGCCGCACCCGTCCGGCGCGCAGGCCCGCGATGGCCGCGATCTCCTCCTCGGCGGCGGTGAGCCCGGCCAGGATGCCCACGGCGTGGCGTACGAGCGCCTCGCCCGCCTGGGTCAGCCTCATCTCGCGGCCTGCACGGACCAGCAGCGGGGTGCCGGCGGACTGCTCCAGGGCCTTCATCTGCTGGCTGACGGCCGGCTGGGTGCAGCCCAGCTCGCGCGCGGCGGCGGAGAAGGAGCCGGTGGTGGCGACGGCACGCAGCACGCGGAGATGACGGGCCTCGATCATGTTTCGAGCATAAGCGAGTCTTGGGTTGACCGGGGAAAAAAGAGTTCATGCTTTTGGACGGGAGGGCCGGCGCCGCCCCGTATCGAGGGCATGCGTGAGGAGGGGACGCGAGGGGACGCCCCCGACGGCCCTTCCCCTTTCCCTCCGCTTCCCTCCACCACGCCGATCGAGCAACGGAGCACCGCATGAAGCTGCTGACCGTCAATGTGGGACGGCCCGCCCCCTCCGAGCACACCGGTGCCGAGGGCGGCACGGGGATCGACAAGAGGCCCGTGGACGGCCCGGTGAGGGTCACCGCCCCCGGCCCCCAGGGCACCGGGGGCAGCGGGCTGGCCGGTGACGCGGTGGTCGACCTGCGTTTTCACGGCGGCGACGACCAGGCTGTCTACGCCTACGCGCGCGAGGACCTGGACGAGTGGGAGCGGGAACTGGGCCGCGATCTGGCCAACGGGTACTTCGGGGAGAACCTCACCACGTCGGGCGTCGACGTCACCGGCGCCCTCATCGGCGAACGCTGGCGGGTCGGCCCGCAGCTGCTGCTGGAGGTCAGTTCACCGCGGATCCCCTGCCGTACGTTCCACGGCTGGATGGGCGAGCACGGCTGGATCAAACGGTTCACCCAGGCCGCGGTGCCCGGCGCGTTTCTCCGGGTGATCGAGGAGGGCGAGATCTGCGCGGGGGACGCGGTGGAGGTGGTGCACCGCCCGGATCACGAGGTGACGATCCGGCTGGCGTTCCAGGCGCTGACCCTCCGTCGGGAGCTGCTGCCGCGGCTGCTCGAGGCGGGCGGGGCGCTCGGGGAGGACGCCCGGGAGAAGGCGCTGAAGTACGTCGAGCGGCAGGGCGGTTGAGCGTGGGGCGGGGCGGGGCGGGATGGGCGTGGGGGCGGGGTGGCCGTGGGGCCTGGCGCGGGAGGGGCGTGGGCCCAGGGCGGGGTGGCCTGGGGCCTGGCGCGGGATGGGCGTAGGGGGTGGACGGGATCCCGGGAGCAGGGAGCAGGGCCCCGGGGGCGGGGCGGCACTGTGGCCGGGCGGCCGCGGGAGTCGGGTGGGCCCCGGGAGCCGGGCGTCAGCGGGCCGTGCGGGCCGGGAGCGGCGGTCCCTTTGGCCCGGTTGCCGGAGGGCGGGTTGCTCGTCCGCGCGGGCGGCCGCGTCGCCGGGGGGAGGGGCCGGGGCGGCGGGCCCCGGGCGGATAGCGTGCCCGTATGACGACTGCATTGATCACGGGAGCGACGGCGGGCATCGGGGCGGCGTTCGCCCGGCGGCTCGCGAGTGACGGCCACAGCGTGGTGCTGGTCGCGCGCGACGAGAAGCGACTGCGCGAACAGGCCACCGAGTTGCACGACCGGCACGGCATCGAGGCCGGGGTGCTGAGCGCCGATCTGTCCACCGAGGAGGGCATCGCCGCCGTCGAGGCGCGGCTCTCGGACCCCAAGCACCCGGTGGACCTGCTGGTGAACAACGCCGGTTTCGGCAACAAGGGCGAATACCTCGAAGTCCCGATGGCCGACGAGCTCACGATGCTGAAGGTGCACTGCGAGGCGGTGCTGCGGCTGACCACGGCCGCGGTGCGCGGGATGCGGGACCGCCGGCGGGGCGCGGTGGTCAATGTGGCGTCGGTGGCGGCGTTCGTGCCGCGCGGCACCTACGGCGCGAGCAAGGCGTGGGTCGTGCAGTTCACCCAGGGCGCCGCGCGGGATCTGGCGGGCAGCGGCGTCCGGCTGATGGCGCTGTGCCCGGGGTTCGTACGGACCGAGTTTCACCAGCGGGCCGGGATGGGGACGGACAACATCCCCGGGTGGATGTGGCTGGACGCGGACAAGCTGGTCGACGCCGCGATGAAGGATCTGACGCGGGGTAAGTCCCTGTCCATTCCGGACCCGCGGTACAAGGCGCTCATGGGCGCCGTGAAGCTGGCGCCCCGTGGAGTGCTGGGCGGCCTGACGTCCCGTACCGGCCGGAAGTACGGGCCCCGCTGACGCGGTGTGACGTCCTCCGGGCCGGGGGCAGGGGGCCGGCGCCGGTCCCTTATCTCCCGCCCCCCGGTACCTCCCGCCCGTCCTCTCCCGTGGGCGGGCGGGGCAGGGCCAGGTGGGCGCGGGTGCCGTCGTGCCAGGTGACCTGGATGCCGTGGCCGGTGAGGTGGGTGGTCGCCAGGGTGTGTACGGGGGCGGGGTCAGGGTCCCCCGTCAGGGATGCCAGGGCTGCGAAGAGGGTGCCCCCGGGGTCCGCGGTGGTGCTGCCCTCCAGGACGGCGGTCCGGGTGCCGGGGCCGATGAGGGTGCTCCCCGTAGGGGTGAGGCGGGGCGGGGTGTCGTAGCCGTGCACGGGGTGGAGTTGTGCGGTGGGGCCGTCGGGCGTGGTGGCCCAGCCCGTCTGGCGTACGCGGGTGCCGGGGGCGGCTCCGGTGACCAGGTGGACGCGGAGTTCGGCACGGCCGTGGACGAGGGTGGCGGACAGGATCCGGATGCCCGGGAGGGCGCTGCCGTCGGCGTGCCGGGGTGTGTGGGTGGAGGAGGCCCGGTCGGGGCCGGTGGTGTGCGGGGTGGCGGGGCCGCGGGTGGTGAGGCGGCCGTCGAGGAGCAGACCGAAGTGGTTGTCGGGCAGGGGCTGGTCGTCGGGCGGGAGCCGGCCCTCGGGCGGGAGCTGGTGGTCAGGCGGGGTCCGGTCGACGGACAGAGGCTGGTCGCCACGCAGGGGCTGCTCGCCGCGTAAGGGCTGGCCGCGCAGAAACTGCTCGTCGCGCAGAGACTGGCCATCACCTAGGGGCCGGCCGCCGCGCAGAGACCGGCCGTCAGACATTCGCTGGTCGTCGTCGGCGGCATCCGGCGGGAGCCGGCCGTCGGCGGTCGGGCCGGTGCGGGTGGAGTAGGCGAAGCGGGCGTAGTAGGGGTCGGGGGCGGCGAGGGTGGAGTTGCTGCCGTGGTTGTGGAGGCGGACCAGGCCGTCGGAGGCGGTGGACTGCAGGAGCAGGCCGGTGGGACCGAGGGGCCGGGCGGTGTCCGCGGTTTCGGCGGGAAGAGGTGCCTCGGGGTCGGTCCAGGCGGGGTGGCCCGCGGGGAGCAGGAGGCCGAGGAAGCCCTTGGCCGCCCAGTAGGGGGAGGCCGGACCCGAGTAGTGCTGGAGCATCGGCACGTAGGGGCCGTACCAGCCGAGCGGTAGCAGGCCGTCCCGGGTGACGGCTCCCCGGTCGAGGAAGTGGCGCAGGGCCCCGGAGGCGAGGCGCCGGGTGGCACCGGGAGCGAGCGGGGTGTGGCCGGTGAGGACGCCCAGCCACGGGGCGGCGGTGGCGGCGAAGCGGTAGGTGAGGGAGCGGCCGAACGGCAGGGGTGCGCCGTTGGCGTCGAAGAGGCGGGTGTAGCCGTCCAGTTGGGCGTGCAGGCGGGCGCCGTGGGTGGCCAGCAGCGTCCGGTCGGCGCAGAGGTGGGCGTGCAGGACCGGGTAGAAGTGCATCGCCCAGGCGTTGTAGTGGTCGAATGCGCGGTTGTCGCCGTCCGAGTACCAGCCGTCGCCGCGGTACCAGTCCTCGATACGGGTCAGCGCGCCGTCGATGGCGGCCTGCGCGCGATCGGTCTCGATGCCCGCCGCGCGCAGGAAGCCGCCGACGGTGAGGCCGAAGAGCCACCAGTTGTTGTCCACCGGGGACGGGCCGAGGGCGGGCAGCAGCCAGTCGGCGACGCGGGCGCGGACACCGTCGTCGAGGGTGTCCCACAGCCAGGGGCGGGTCAGACGCAGTCCGAGGGCGAGCGAGGCGGCTTCGACACGGGCCTGGCGGACGGCGCCGATACGGGGCCAGGAGTCGGGGTCCGCGGACGTCAGCTGCCGTGCGTCGGTGGGACGCCGGGTGCCCGCGGCCAGGCCCTCGGCGTAACGGGAAAGGTGGGCGTGCGGGTCACGGCCGTTGTTGCCGGCGACCCGGAGGGCGGCGAGCAGGAACGTGCGGGCGAAGCCTTCGAGGCCGTCCGAGCGGGGTCCGGAGGAGCTGGGACGGGGTCCTGGCAGGGTGATCAGGCCGTGGTGCGGGGAGGCGTAGGGGGCGGTGGCGTGCAGCAGCCCGTCGGCGACCGCCTCCCAGTGGGCGCGGGTCCAGCCGGTGTACGCGCTGCGGCGGCGGTCCTCGGGCGGGAGGGGGAACCGATAGCGGTGGTGGTGGCGGCGGTCGGGGTGCTCGGACATGGCGTCCCCTGGGGCAGCGGATGACGACCGGCCGGGACGGAGGATGACGACCGGCCGCCGGGAATCCTTCAGGCGCGGCTGACCGCACGTCAAGAGAGCACCGCACATGCAAGACAGCGCCGCACATGCAACACAGCGCCGCACGTGCAAGAAGGCGCCGCGCCTCAAGGGAACGCCCCACGTGCAACACAGCCGAGCCGGGCGCCCGGCCAGGCCGCGCGTCAAGGAACTCCGCACGCCCCACGGAACACGGAGGAGGAGAGCGCATGACCCCACCGGAATACCACCATGACGGGCAGGCCGAAAACGAGGTGAGCACGCCCGGCGCAGCCAACCGGCGGCCCACGGTGCTCCTGGCGATGGGCCCCGGCATCGCCGAACGGCTCCTCGACGCCCGCCACCACACCCGTCTCGCGGCCCTCGCCCGTACCGACCCGCGCCTCGTCGCTCACGAACTGGCCGACCCCGCGCCCGCCGTTGCCGCCGCCCTCGCCGAGGCCGAGGTGCTGCTCACCTGCTGGGGCGCCCCGCGGCTCACCGGCCGGGTGCTGGACGCGGCCCCCCGGCTGCGCGCCGTCGTGCACGCCGCAGGATCGGTCAAACACCACCTCACCGACGCCTGCTGGGAACGCGGTATCGCCGTCGCCTCGGCCGCCGCCGCCAACGCCCTCCCGGTCGCCGAATACACCCTCGCCGCGATCCTCTTCGCCAACAAACGGGTGCTGCACGCCGCCCACCGCTACCGCGGCCTGCGCGCTGCCCACGACTGGCACCGGGAACTCGGCGCCGCCGGCAACTACCGCCGCACCGTCGGCGTCATCGGCGCCTCCCGCATCGGACGCCGCGTCATCGAGCTGCTGCGCCCGTTCGATCTGCACGTCCTGCTGCACGACCCCTACGTGACCGACGCCGACGTCACCCGGCTCGGCGTACGTCCTGTGCCCCTCGACGCCCTCTGCGCCGGCAGCGACATCGTCACCGTGCACGCTCCCCAGCTGCCCGCCACCCGTCATCTGCTCGGCGCCCGCGAACTGGCCCTGCTGCCCGACGGCGCGACGTTGATCAATACCGCCCGCGGCTCGCTGGTCGACGGGGCGGCCCTGCTCCCCGAGCTGGTCTCCGGCCGCCTGCACGCCGTCCTCGACGTCACCGAGCCCGAACTCCCGCCCGCCGGCTCCCCGTTGTACGAGCTGCCGAACGTCCTGCTCACCCCGCACGTGGCGGGGTCGCTGGGCACCGAACTCCACCGCTTGGCCGACCACGCCCTGGACGAGCTCGAACGCTATGCCCGGGGGCAACCGTTCACCGATCCCGTACGGCCGGAGCAGCTGCCCCACTCGGCCTGACCACCCGGCCCGAAGCGGCCCGACGACCACCGAGGCCACCGACGCCGCCGACGCCGCCGACGCCGAGAGGACGGCCCCCGGCCCGGAGGCCCCGCCCGCACAAACAACACGCCCCGCGCCCCGCTCAACCTCACGCCCCGCCCCCCCAAAAAACGGAAGACCCGGCCCCCGCACACGGCAGGGACCGGGTCTCGTACGTCAGGCAGCGAACTGCCCGGCGCGTTGCGTCAGTGCGCGTGCCCGTGGCCGTGACCGGCCTCGGCAGCGTCGTCCTCCGCGGGCTTCTCGACGACCAGGGTCTCGGTCGTCAGCAGCAGCGAGGCGATCGACGCGGCGTTCTCCAGGGCGGAGCGGGTGACCTTCACCGGGTCGATGACGCCGGCCTTGACCAGGTCGCCGTACTCGCCGGTGGCGGCGTTGAAGCCGTTGCCCTTCTCCTGCTCGGCAACCTTCGCGGTGATGACGTAGCCCTCGAGGCCCGCGTTCTCCGCGATCCAGCGCAGCGGCTCGACGACGGCGCGGCGGACGACGGCGACACCGGTGGCCTCGTCGCCCTCCTTGCCGAGGGAGCCCTCCAGCACCTTGGCGGCGTGGACCAGAGCGGAGCCACCACCGGAGACGATGCCCTCCTCGACCGCGGCGCGGGTCGCGGAGATGGCGTCCTCCAGACGGTGCTTCTTCTCCTTGAGCTCGACCTCGGTGGCCGCACCCACGCGGATGACGCACACGCCACCGGCGAGCTTGGCCAGGCGCTCCTGGAGCTTCTCGCGGTCCCAGTCCGAGTCGGTGGACTCGATCTCGGCCTTGATCTGCGCCACGCGACCGGTGACGTCCTCGGACTTGCCGCCACCGTCGACGATGATGGTGTCGTCCTTGGTGACGGTCACCCGGCGGGCGGTGCCGAGCACGTCCAGACCGGCCTGGTCGAGCTTGAGGCCGACCTCCTCGGCGATGACGGTCGCACCGGTGAGGGTGGCGATGTCGCCGAGCATGGCCTTGCGGCGGTCACCGAAGCCGGGGGCCTTGACGGCCACGGCGTTGAAGGTGCCACGGATCTTGTTGACGACCAGGGTCGACAGGGCCTCGCCCTCGACGTCCTCAGCGATGATCAGCAGCGGCTTGGAGGCGCCGGCCTGGATGACCTTCTCCAGCAGCGGCAGCAGGTCCTGGATCGAGCCGATCTTGCCCTGGTGGATCAGGATGTACGGGTCCTCGAGGACGGCCTCCATCCGCTCCTGGTCGGTGACCATGTACGGCGAGAGGTAGCCCTTGTCGAAGGCCATGCCCTCGGTGAAGTCGAGCTCCAGACCGAAGGTGTTGGACTCCTCGACGGTGATGACACCGTCCTTGCCGACCTTGTCCATCGCCTCGGCGATGAGCTCGCCGACCTGCTTGTCCTGCGCGGACAGACCGGCCACGGCGGCGATGTCGGTCTTGTCGTCGATCGGACGGGCGGTCGCCAGAAGCTCGTCGGAGACGGCCTTGACGGCGGCGTCGATGCCCTTCTTCAGGGCGGCCGGGGAGGCGCCGGCGGCGACGTTGCGCAGACCCTCGCGGACCAGCGCCTGGGCCAGCACAGTGGCGGTGGTGGTGCCGTCACCCGCGATGTCGTTGGTCTTGGTCGCCACCTCCTTGACGAGCTGGGCACCCAGGTTCTCGTACGGGTCGTCGACCTCGACCTCACGCGCGATGGTGACACCGTC is a genomic window of Streptomyces sp. Edi2 containing:
- a CDS encoding response regulator transcription factor, which produces MTSVLVCDDSPLAREALRRAVATVPGVERVTTAANGEEVLRRWGADRSDLILMDVRMPGLGGVETVRRLLSADPGARIIMLTVAEDLDGVALAVAAGARGYLHKDASRAELRATVTQALADPTWRLAPRRLRSAEMGAAPTLTAREIQVLEGMSHGRSNAEIGRELFLSEDTVKTHARRLFKKLGASDRAHAVALGFRWGLVR
- a CDS encoding WhiB family transcriptional regulator is translated as MADFSRLPGPNADLWDWQLLAACRGVDSSLFFHPEGERGAARSARETSAKEVCMRCPVRAECAAHALAVREPYGVWGGLTEDEREELMGRARHRLVPASSMTGPAGVSGA
- a CDS encoding LysR family transcriptional regulator, with the protein product MIEARHLRVLRAVATTGSFSAAARELGCTQPAVSQQMKALEQSAGTPLLVRAGREMRLTQAGEALVRHAVGILAGLTAAEEEIAAIAGLRAGRVRLVSFPSGSSTLVPTALATMRADHPGTRVSLVEAEPPRSIEMLRNGDCEIALAFRYPEVRGADPAAGAEWDDLVVRPILADRLIGLVPDGHRLAKAGTARFAELADDAWIAGCPRCRRHLVEVCESAGFTPRIDFATDDYPAVIGLVGAGLGVAALPELTLESVRPKGATAIRMEPAVHREIVALTLPDLANVPAVGATLDRLADAAGR
- a CDS encoding MOSC domain-containing protein, giving the protein MKLLTVNVGRPAPSEHTGAEGGTGIDKRPVDGPVRVTAPGPQGTGGSGLAGDAVVDLRFHGGDDQAVYAYAREDLDEWERELGRDLANGYFGENLTTSGVDVTGALIGERWRVGPQLLLEVSSPRIPCRTFHGWMGEHGWIKRFTQAAVPGAFLRVIEEGEICAGDAVEVVHRPDHEVTIRLAFQALTLRRELLPRLLEAGGALGEDAREKALKYVERQGG
- a CDS encoding SDR family NAD(P)-dependent oxidoreductase; the encoded protein is MTTALITGATAGIGAAFARRLASDGHSVVLVARDEKRLREQATELHDRHGIEAGVLSADLSTEEGIAAVEARLSDPKHPVDLLVNNAGFGNKGEYLEVPMADELTMLKVHCEAVLRLTTAAVRGMRDRRRGAVVNVASVAAFVPRGTYGASKAWVVQFTQGAARDLAGSGVRLMALCPGFVRTEFHQRAGMGTDNIPGWMWLDADKLVDAAMKDLTRGKSLSIPDPRYKALMGAVKLAPRGVLGGLTSRTGRKYGPR
- a CDS encoding DUF2264 domain-containing protein, whose protein sequence is MSEHPDRRHHHRYRFPLPPEDRRRSAYTGWTRAHWEAVADGLLHATAPYASPHHGLITLPGPRPSSSGPRSDGLEGFARTFLLAALRVAGNNGRDPHAHLSRYAEGLAAGTRRPTDARQLTSADPDSWPRIGAVRQARVEAASLALGLRLTRPWLWDTLDDGVRARVADWLLPALGPSPVDNNWWLFGLTVGGFLRAAGIETDRAQAAIDGALTRIEDWYRGDGWYSDGDNRAFDHYNAWAMHFYPVLHAHLCADRTLLATHGARLHAQLDGYTRLFDANGAPLPFGRSLTYRFAATAAPWLGVLTGHTPLAPGATRRLASGALRHFLDRGAVTRDGLLPLGWYGPYVPMLQHYSGPASPYWAAKGFLGLLLPAGHPAWTDPEAPLPAETADTARPLGPTGLLLQSTASDGLVRLHNHGSNSTLAAPDPYYARFAYSTRTGPTADGRLPPDAADDDQRMSDGRSLRGGRPLGDGQSLRDEQFLRGQPLRGEQPLRGDQPLSVDRTPPDHQLPPEGRLPPDDQPLPDNHFGLLLDGRLTTRGPATPHTTGPDRASSTHTPRHADGSALPGIRILSATLVHGRAELRVHLVTGAAPGTRVRQTGWATTPDGPTAQLHPVHGYDTPPRLTPTGSTLIGPGTRTAVLEGSTTADPGGTLFAALASLTGDPDPAPVHTLATTHLTGHGIQVTWHDGTRAHLALPRPPTGEDGREVPGGGR
- a CDS encoding hydroxyacid dehydrogenase, which encodes MGPGIAERLLDARHHTRLAALARTDPRLVAHELADPAPAVAAALAEAEVLLTCWGAPRLTGRVLDAAPRLRAVVHAAGSVKHHLTDACWERGIAVASAAAANALPVAEYTLAAILFANKRVLHAAHRYRGLRAAHDWHRELGAAGNYRRTVGVIGASRIGRRVIELLRPFDLHVLLHDPYVTDADVTRLGVRPVPLDALCAGSDIVTVHAPQLPATRHLLGARELALLPDGATLINTARGSLVDGAALLPELVSGRLHAVLDVTEPELPPAGSPLYELPNVLLTPHVAGSLGTELHRLADHALDELERYARGQPFTDPVRPEQLPHSA
- the groL gene encoding chaperonin GroEL (60 kDa chaperone family; promotes refolding of misfolded polypeptides especially under stressful conditions; forms two stacked rings of heptamers to form a barrel-shaped 14mer; ends can be capped by GroES; misfolded proteins enter the barrel where they are refolded when GroES binds) produces the protein MAKILKFDEDARRALERGVNKLADTVKVTIGPKGRNVVIDKKFGAPTITNDGVTIAREVEVDDPYENLGAQLVKEVATKTNDIAGDGTTTATVLAQALVREGLRNVAAGASPAALKKGIDAAVKAVSDELLATARPIDDKTDIAAVAGLSAQDKQVGELIAEAMDKVGKDGVITVEESNTFGLELDFTEGMAFDKGYLSPYMVTDQERMEAVLEDPYILIHQGKIGSIQDLLPLLEKVIQAGASKPLLIIAEDVEGEALSTLVVNKIRGTFNAVAVKAPGFGDRRKAMLGDIATLTGATVIAEEVGLKLDQAGLDVLGTARRVTVTKDDTIIVDGGGKSEDVTGRVAQIKAEIESTDSDWDREKLQERLAKLAGGVCVIRVGAATEVELKEKKHRLEDAISATRAAVEEGIVSGGGSALVHAAKVLEGSLGKEGDEATGVAVVRRAVVEPLRWIAENAGLEGYVITAKVAEQEKGNGFNAATGEYGDLVKAGVIDPVKVTRSALENAASIASLLLTTETLVVEKPAEDDAAEAGHGHGHAH